In Bombina bombina isolate aBomBom1 chromosome 6, aBomBom1.pri, whole genome shotgun sequence, a single genomic region encodes these proteins:
- the HNRNPA0 gene encoding heterogeneous nuclear ribonucleoprotein A0, translated as MDASQLCKLFIGGLNVQTTEEGLREHFGAYGQLTDCVVVVNPQTKRSRCFGFVTYSNSDEADSAMGASPHMVDGSNVELKRAVSREDSAKPGAHAKVKKLFIGGVKEEIGEDDLQQHFIQFGELEKVEIIADKQSGKKRGFGFIYFTDHDSADKAAVVKFHSINGHRVEVKKAVPREDIQGGGGSSRPFRGGRGGGRGRGSGTGSRDLNGLSGGSKGGYGGYGGYNSSVGQGFNSYSGGYGDQIGYGNGYNSFGSYSQQHQSSYGPMKTAGGGTTGTTWGSRAGSAAPYRGGYGAGGGYGSSSYGGGGSYGGSSF; from the coding sequence ATGGATGCTTCACAGTTATGTAAACTGTTTATCGGCGGCCTGAATGTTCAAACTACCGAAGAAGGCCTGAGGGAGCATTTCGGGGCCTACGGACAGCTTACCGACTGTGTCGTGGTGGTGAATCCCCAGACCAAGCGCTCCCGATGCTTCGGCTTTGTTACATACTCCAACTCAGATGAGGCTGATTCGGCCATGGGGGCCTCTCCGCATATGGTAGATGGCAGCAACGTGGAGCTAAAGCGAGCAGTGTCTCGGGAAGATTCTGCCAAGCCTGGAGCACATGCTAAGGTGAAGAAGCTGTTTATCGGTGGTGTGAAGGAGGAGATCGGCGAGGATGATCTGCAACAGCATTTCATCCAGTTTGGCGAGTTGGAGAAAGTAGAGATAATTGCTGACAAACAGTCCGGCAAGAAGAGAGGTTTCGGATTCATCTATTTCACCGACCACGACTCTGCCGACAAGGCCGCAGTTGTCAAGTTTCATTCTATTAATGGTCACCGCGTGGAGGTAAAAAAGGCAGTGCCCAGAGAAGATATCCAGGGCGGTGGTGGCTCCTCCAGACCTTTCCGTGGCGGCAGAGGTGGTGGTAGAGGCCGAGGCAGCGGCACAGGTTCTAGAGACCTAAATGGTTTGTCAGGTGGAAGCAAAGGAGGCTACGGCGGCTATGGTGGCTACAACAGCAGTGTCGGCCAGGGATTTAATTCCTATAGTGGCGGCTATGGTGATCAGATCGGTTACGGCAATGGCTACAACAGCTTTGGAAGCTACAGTCAGCAGCACCAGTCTTCGTATGGCCCCATGAAAACCGCAGGCGGCGGCACCACAGGCACCACTTGGGGAAGCAGGGCTGGCAGCGCGGCCCCGTACAGAGGAGGATATGGGGCTGGCGGCGGCTATGGCAGCAGCAGCTATGGTGGTGGTGGTTCATACGGTGGCAGCTCTTTCTAA